The Streptomyces sp. V4I8 genome includes the window TCCGGATCGGTCCGGGTGTACAGCTCAGCGGGCACCTCGACCGCGTTGAGCTGATGCAACTCCACCGCCGTCACAGGCGCGTCGTCGGCGATGTTGTAAACCCGCCCCGCGACCCCCGGCGCATACAGGATCCGCAGCAACCCCTGAGCCACGTCCGCATGATGCCCCATGTGCAGCCGCTGGGTCGCCGCCCAGTTCCCGGCCCACATCAGGGACTGCGCGAGATGCGGATCACCTTCACCGTAGACGAAGGGGAGCCGGCCGACACGTACGTCCATGCCCTCCAGCGCGAGCAACTCCCGCTCGGCCGCAGCCTTGGACTCCGGGTAGGCACCCCACATCGCCCCGCCGGGCCGGCTCTCGTCGTCCTCGGTCAGCGGGCGGCCGCGTCCGGCGCCGTACACCAGCCCCGTGCTGACCTGCACGAAGCGCCGTACTCCGGCATTCAGCGCGGCACGCCCCAGCTCCACGGCCGCGTCCCGGTTGACCGCCCACGCCTCCTCGTCGGGGACCCCGCGGAAGGAGGCCGCGACGTTCACGACCGCGTCGACCCCGGCGACCGCCTTGCCCAGGGCCTCGGAGTCCCGCAGATCCCCTACGACGACCTGGGCGCCGAGTTCGGCGAAGGGTTCGCCGCGCGAGGCGTCGCGCACCAGGACCCGTACCTCCTCTCCCGGCCGCCGCTGTGCCAGCAGCCTGGGGACGAACCGTCGGCCGACCTGCCCCGTCGTGCCTGTCACCAGTGTCAACATGATCTGTTCCTCTCGGTCTGGTGCCACCAGCCTCGGACGGAGCCGGTACGAGCGGGAGAGACCCGTTGATCAGGGGATCGGCAGTCCCTGGATAAGCGCGGCGCGCTACCGCAGGCTGGAGAGGTGAACCGAGCCGAACTCGCCGACTTCCTGCGCCGTGGCCGCGCCCGGCTGACCCCGTCGGACGTGGGCCTGACACCGGGAACCCGGCGTCGCACGCCCGGTCTGCGCCGCGAGGAGGTGGCGCAGCTGGCGGGCATGTCGGTGGACTACTACACCCGCCTCGAACAGTCCCGGGGCCCGCGCCCGTCCCGCCAGATGCTGACGGCACTGGCCCGCGCGCTGCGCCTGACCGACGTCGAGCAGGACCACCTCTTCCACCTGACCGGCGAGGAGCCCCCGCGCCGCGAGACGGCGTCGGCGCATGTCCGTCCCGGGCTGCTGCTGATCCTGGACCGGCTGCACGACACCCCGGCGCAGGTGGTGAACGACTGCGGCGAGGTGCTGGCCCAGAATGCGATGGCCAAGGCACTGATCGGTGACGTGATGTCCCGTCCGCGCCGCGAACGCAACCTGACCCGGCTCTTCTTCCTGGACCCGACCGCGCGCACCCTCTTCCCTCAGGAGGACCTCGCGGGCCACGCACGCGCCCACGTCGCCACCCTGCGCGCGGTGGCCGCGGCCCGCCCCGACGATCCGGAACCGGCCGGCCTGGTCGCCGAACTACGGGCGTCGAGCGAGGAGTTCGCGCGTCTGTGGGACGAGCACGAGGTGTCCCAGCGCAACCGGGCGACGAAACGCTTCATCCACCCCCTGGTCGGCCTCCTGGAGCTGGACTGCGAGGTCATGGTCAGCCACGAGCACCACCACCTCCTGGTCGTCCACACCGCCCGCCCGGGCACGGAGGCCTACGAGCGCCTCCAACTCCTGCGCGTGGTGGGCCTGCAGGACATGTCCCCCAGCAAGGCCTGACTGCTCAGAACCCCAGCTTCCGCAACTGCCGAGGATCCCGCTGCCAGTCCTTCGCCACCTTCACATGCAGGTCCAGACCGCATCAATCTGCGGCTACCGCCGCACGGCCGCCGCACCCAGCAACACCTCGACATGCCTGCGGGCCTTGATACCGACCGCCATCAGGCGCCCGCTACAACAACCCCGCCACACCCCCGACCCCACCCGGCTCAGAACCCCAGCTTCCGCAACTGCCGAGGATCCCGCTGCCAGTCCTTCGCCACCTTCACATGCAGGTCCAGACCGCATCAATCTGCGGCTACCGCCGCACGGCCGCCGCCCCCGGCAACACCTCGACATGCCCGCGGGCCTTGATACCGACCGCCATCAGGCGCCCGCTACAACAACCCCGCCACACCCCCGACCCCACCCGGCTCAGAACCCCAGCTTCCGCAACTGCCGAGGATCCCGCTGCCAGTCCTTCGCCACCTTCACATGCAGGCCCAGACCGCATCAATCTGCGGCTACCGCCGCACGGCCGCCGCCCCCAGCAACACCTCGACATGCCCGCGGGCCTTGATACCGACCGCCATCAGGCGCCCGCTACAACAACCCCGCCACACCCCCGACCCCACCCGGCTCAGAACCCCAGCTTCCGCAACTGCCGAGGAT containing:
- a CDS encoding helix-turn-helix transcriptional regulator; this translates as MNRAELADFLRRGRARLTPSDVGLTPGTRRRTPGLRREEVAQLAGMSVDYYTRLEQSRGPRPSRQMLTALARALRLTDVEQDHLFHLTGEEPPRRETASAHVRPGLLLILDRLHDTPAQVVNDCGEVLAQNAMAKALIGDVMSRPRRERNLTRLFFLDPTARTLFPQEDLAGHARAHVATLRAVAAARPDDPEPAGLVAELRASSEEFARLWDEHEVSQRNRATKRFIHPLVGLLELDCEVMVSHEHHHLLVVHTARPGTEAYERLQLLRVVGLQDMSPSKA
- a CDS encoding NAD-dependent epimerase/dehydratase family protein, with translation MLTLVTGTTGQVGRRFVPRLLAQRRPGEEVRVLVRDASRGEPFAELGAQVVVGDLRDSEALGKAVAGVDAVVNVAASFRGVPDEEAWAVNRDAAVELGRAALNAGVRRFVQVSTGLVYGAGRGRPLTEDDESRPGGAMWGAYPESKAAAERELLALEGMDVRVGRLPFVYGEGDPHLAQSLMWAGNWAATQRLHMGHHADVAQGLLRILYAPGVAGRVYNIADDAPVTAVELHQLNAVEVPAELYTRTDPDAWLAITSTERIRRELGYRPVYPSVYAARDAGAL